The following is a genomic window from Clostridium fungisolvens.
AGACTTTTTAAGATCCTCATATTGTTTATCTCTTTGTGGGTCATTGACCTTTCTTTTCGGATTTAACGCTGTATTACCGTTAACATAATCGAATTCCTTCACTACCAACTTATTCACATCCCTACCATAATATAACTATTTTATTTATTTTTTTGTACAACCCTTAATTTAGCACTCCTACTCCTAGGATTTTCCTCAACTTCAATATCTGATGGTTCTATAGGTTTTCTAGTTAATACTTTCACTTCTGAAATCTTACCACACACACAAACTGGAAATTCTTTAGGACATGTACATGGATTTTCAAGTTCCTTAAAAACAGTTTTTACTATTCTATCTTCAAGAGAATGGAAAGTTATTATAGCCATTCTACCATCATCATTTAATCTTCTTACACCATCTGTAATTGCCTTATCAAGAATAAACAACTCCTTATTTACCTCGATTCTTATAGCCTGGAAAGTTCTCTTTGCTGGGTGAGGTCCTTCTCTTCTAGCCTTAGCAGGTATTGCTGCTTTTATTATGTCAACTAACTGAAAGGTCGTTTCTATAGGTCCCTTCTCTCTCTCTCTTACAATAAAGTTAGCAATTCTACTAGCAAAGTTTTCTTCTCCGTATCTTTTTATTACTTTGAATAATTCCTCACTGCTATACCCATTTATTACTTCATAAGCTGAAAATTTATTTTCTCTATTCATCCTCATATCAAGAGGAGCATCTTGCATATAACTAAAACCTCTTTCACCAGCATCTAGCTGATATGATGAAACACCTAAGTCCATAAGTATCCCATCAACTTTTTCTATATTTAAAGTAGTTAATATAGAATCTATGTTATAGAAGTTATCATGAACCAATGTAACTCTATCACCATACTCTTCAAGTCTCTTACCTGCGGCACTTAAAGCATCTTTATCTTGATCAATGCCTATAAGTCTTCCTTTAGCAGATAGCCTTTTTACTATCTCTGAAGAATGTCCAGCACCGCCTAAGGTACAATCTACATAAATTCCATCTTCCTTTATATTCAACGCTTCTATACATTCATTTAACAACACTGATACATGCTTAAATTCCATATCGTTTCTCCTTAT
Proteins encoded in this region:
- the rsmH gene encoding 16S rRNA (cytosine(1402)-N(4))-methyltransferase RsmH — its product is MEFKHVSVLLNECIEALNIKEDGIYVDCTLGGAGHSSEIVKRLSAKGRLIGIDQDKDALSAAGKRLEEYGDRVTLVHDNFYNIDSILTTLNIEKVDGILMDLGVSSYQLDAGERGFSYMQDAPLDMRMNRENKFSAYEVINGYSSEELFKVIKRYGEENFASRIANFIVREREKGPIETTFQLVDIIKAAIPAKARREGPHPAKRTFQAIRIEVNKELFILDKAITDGVRRLNDDGRMAIITFHSLEDRIVKTVFKELENPCTCPKEFPVCVCGKISEVKVLTRKPIEPSDIEVEENPRSRSAKLRVVQKNK